Within the Ensifer canadensis genome, the region AGGGTCAATAAGGCTGTTTCGTTGATTGATAGAAAAAATCTATTGAACCTGATTTCGTTCGCCGAGAATGCGCGCTTCGTGCAAAAGCGCCGATACCAGCGGCGTGAATGGTTCACGATGGGTCGCAACCAGGCCAACGGTGTGGCGGGCATCCGGTTCGACGATCGGAATCATCTTGATATCATCGTGAAAGCCGAATGATTTCGCGACGTTAAACGGCATGATGCTCGCCCAGCGACCGGTGCGCACATGGGAGAAAAGCACGATCATCGAGTTTGATTCGAGCGTCGGCTCAGCGACGACGCCGGCCTCGGAAAGATGCTGGTTGACGATGCGGCGGTTCTGCATATCGGCGGTCAATAGACAAAGCCGAACGTTGCTAACCTCCTTCCACGTCACGGTTTCGCGATCGGAAAGCGGCGTTCCGGTGGCCGTCACGAGGTGATATCGCTCGATCTGCAGCGGAACGCTGGTCACGCGCCCGAGCGGCTCGTTCTCCAGATAGGTCAGTCCGGCATCGATCTCGAGGTTTTCGAGCAGCGCCAGGATCTGCAACGAGGTGGTCGACAGCACCGAGAACGTCACATCCGGATGCTTCTCCTGAAACGGCGCGGTGATCATCGGCACCATGGCAAGCGTCGTCGGGATCGCCGCCAGCCTGATATGCCCGGAGAGCCCCTTGCGCGCCGCGCGCATTTCCTCGCGCATCGTGCGGGCATCGCCGACGATGCGCCGCGCCCATTCCAGCACCCGCTGCCCCTCCGGGGTCAGCCCCTGAAAACGCGAACCGCGGCTGACGAGCATGACGCCGAGCTGTTCTTCCAGCTGGCGGATTGCCGCCGACAACGTCGGTTGCGTCACGCCGCATTCAAGCGCCGCCCGGCCGAAGTGCCTTTCGCGAGCGAGCACCAGGAACATTTCCAGCTTGTCGATCATCACACGTGTCTCAAGCGATCAACTGGCCGCCGTTGACCTCCAGCACTTGGCCCGTGATGTAGCCGGCAAGCGCATGGGAGGCGAGGAAGAGATAGGCCGGCGCGCAGTCTTCGGCGGTTCCGAGCCTGCCGATCGGGATTGTCTTGCGCGTTGCCTCCAGTTTCTCCGGCGACGAGTAACGCTCGTGAAACTCTGTCGTGATGGTGCCGGGCGAAACGCAATTGACCCTTATGCCTTCCGGGGCCAGTTCGCGCGCCAGCGCCTTGGAATAGGTGGAGACGAACGCCTTGGTTGCCGAATAGATCGAGGAGCCGGCGCTGCCGCCGGTCAGCGCCGAAATCGACACGGTGTTGACGATCGCCGGATGCGTGCCTTTGCGAAGAAGCGGCAACATGGCGCGTGTCATCTCGACCACCGAGGTCTGGTTGAGCTGAACGACGGTGCGATACTGTTCGTCCGTCAGTTCCGCCGCCGGAAAGCGGCCAACCATGGTGCCGGCATTGTTGACAAGGATATCGACGCTGTCGAATCGGCTGCGGATCGCCTCCGCCAAAGCCTCGACGCCGCCATCCGCCAGGAAGTCGGCTGCAGCCACATGCGCCCGGCCCTCGGTCGCTGCCGTCTCCAGAAAATCCGGCAGTTCCCCGACCGATCGCCCGGCATGCACGAAGACACGCGCGCCGCAATCGAGGAACTGGCGCGCCACCTCAAGGCCGATGCCGCGTCCGCCACCGGTCACCACCACATTCATGCCCTTGAACAAGGCCGGATGAAACATGTCTTTTCCCTCTTCCCGTCATTGCCAAAGTCGCCTATCGCCGAGGCGATTGCAACGCGCGCAATCGACATAGCCGACGACGAAAGCAGATTCGCGACAAACGCCGATTTCTGAAATTGCACAGCTTTCGTTTTTGCATATTATGAAAAAAAACGAAAACGGGAGGTTTCGGAATGTATCTGACGGGGCGGCAGGCGGAAATCCTGGAACTGGCGAAGAACGAAGGACGCGTGCTCGTCGAGGAGCTGGCGCAGCGCTTTTCGGTGACGCCGCAAACCATCCGCAAGGACCTGAACGACCTCTGCGACGCCAAGATCCTGAACCGGATTCACGGCGGCGCGATCTTCCCGAGCGGCAAGGAAAACGTCAAATACGATGCCCGCCGCCAGATCGCCGCACCGGAGAAGCAGGCGATCGGCAGGGCGGCCGCCGCCCTCATCCCCGACAACGCCTCGCTGTTCATCAACATCGGCACGACGACGGAAGCGGTCGGCGAAGCACTTCTCGACCACAAGGAATTGATGGTCATCACCAACAATATCAACGTCGCCAACCACTTGCGCGTCTTTCCCTCGATCGAGGTGGTTATCACCGGCGGCGTCGTTCGCGGCTCCGACGGCGGTATCGTCGGCGAGGCTGCGGTCGATTTCATCAAGCAGTTCAAGGTCGACTTCGCCGTCATCGGCGCCTCGGCCATCGACCATGACGGCGCGCTGCTCGATTTCGATTTTCGCGAAGTGAAAGTCGCCCAGGCGATCATCGCCAATGCCCGCCATGTCATCCTCGTTTCCGACTCGACAAAATTCGAAAGAACGGCCCCGGTCCGCATCGGCCATATCTCCCAGGTTCAGACCTTCATCACCGATCGCTGTCTCATTGATAACGTGCGGAAAATCTGCGCAGAGCAGGACGTTCGCCTGATCGAAACCGAGGCTTGAAGATCGTTTTTTAGACTGTCCTGAGATTCGAACAACATTCGTTTGACATTCGATATCTTTTCGCTTTAACTGATTTCGCTTTCGCGACTGCATCAATTTGTGCATTGCGAAACGTGGGAGGGGAAAAGCAGTGGCAGAGCAGGCAATCTTCGACGTCTTCATTATCGGCGGCGGCATCAACGGATGCGGCATTGCGCGTGATGCGGTCGGTCGGGGATACTCCGTCGCGCTCGCTGAAATGAACGACTTTGCCTCCGGCACGTCGTCCGGCTCGACCAAGCTCATCCACGGCGGCCTGCGCTATCTCGAACATTATGAGTTCCGCCTGGTGCGCGAGGCGCTGATGGAGCGCGAAGTGCTCTGGGCAATGGCACCGCACGTCATCTGGCCGATGCGCTTCGTCCTTCCCTATCATAAGGGCGGCCCGCGCCCGGCCTGGCTCATCCGCCTCGGCCTGTTTCTTTACGACCATATTGGCGGCCGCAAGCTGCTGCCGGCAACGGCCACGCTCGACATGACGCGCGATCCGGCCGGAAAGCCGCTGAAGCGGCTCTTTACCAAGGCTTTCGAATATTCCGACGGTTGGGTCAACGATGCCCGACTGGTCGTGCTCAATGCCCGCGATGCCGCCGACCGCGGCGCCCGGATCATGGCGCGCACCCGGGTGATCTCGGCAAAGCGCGACAACGGCAACTGGGTGGTCGACACGGAAAATGCCGCGACCGGCGAACGTCGGCAGATCCGAGCGCGCATGCTGGTCAATGCCGCAGGCCCTTGGGTCGATGCGGTACTATCAGCCGCGCTCGGCAAGAACGACGTTCACAATGTGCGCCTGGTCCAGGGCAGCCACATCGTCGTCCGCAAGAAGTTCAACGACCCCCGCGCCTATTTCTTCCAGAATCCGGATGGCCGGATCATGTTCGCCATCCCCTATGAGGACGATTTCACGCTGATCGGCACCACCGATCGCGACTATACCGGCAACCCGGCCGACGTCCGCATCAGCGACGCCGAGGTCGACTACCTCTGCAAGGCCGCGAGCGAGTATTTCCTCGAGCCGATAGAAAAGGACGACATCGTCTGGACCTATTCCGCCGTTCGCCCGCTGTTCGACGACGGCGCCAGCAAGGCGCAGGAAGCAACCCGCGACTACGTTCTTCGCGTCGAAGGCGACAGGGCCGCGGCCCCGCTCCTCAACGTTTTCGGCGGCAAGCTGACGACCTATCGCCGCCTGAGCGAATCCGCGCTCGAGAAGATCGGCGATGCCATCGGCGTCAAGGGTGCCAAGTGGACCGCCGGCTCAAGCCTGCCGGGCGGGGACTTCCCGGCCAAGGGCTACGCCGACGAAGTCGCAAAACTTCACAAGAAGTATCCCTTCCTTGCCGCCGGCCATGTGCGTCGGCTGGTACGCCTCTACGGCACGCGCGCGTCCGCGCTCATTGGAGCGGCAGCGAATGAAGCAGCCCTTGGCCATCATTTCGGCGCCGACCTCTATGAGGCGGAAGTGAAGTGGCTGATCGAGCAGGAATGGGCCCGGCACGCCGAGGACGTGCTGTGGCGGCGCACCAAACTGGGATTGAAGCTGACGTCCGGCGAGGCGACGGCGCTGGAGGAATACATGCGGGGCGCGGCGCACGCCGCCGCCTGAGGGCCCCGCATTCAAGACTGCCGATGGCTGGGTGGAACACCGGAGAATTCAATGCTTGAAATGAAGAAGATATCCAAGGTCGTGGGTGGGGAGACGCATATCCTCCCGACCGATCTTGTGCTGGAAAGGGGGTCGCTCAATGTGCTGCTCGGCCCGACCCTTTCCGGCAAGACGTCGCTGATGCGGCTGATGGCCGGCCTCGACAAGCCTGCCTCCGGCTCGCTGATCTTCGACGGCACCGACGTCACCGGCCTGCCGGTGCAGAAGCGCTCCGTAGCGATGGTCTACCAGCAGTTCATCAACTACCCGTCGATGACCGTCTATGACAACATCGCCTCGCCGATGCGCATCAAGGGTTCGGACGCAGCCACGATCGACCGCGAAGTGCGCAAGGCCGCCGAACTGCTCAAGCTCACGCCCTATCTCGACCGGACGCCGCTCAGCCTTTCCGGCGGCCAGCAGCAGCGGACGGCGCTGGCGCGCGCCATCGTCAAGAATGCCGATCTCGTGCTGCTCGACGAACCGCTCGCCAACCTCGACTACAAGCTGCGCGAAGAACTGCGCGAGGAACTGCCGAAGCTCTTCGCAGCCTCCGGCGCGATCTTCGTCTATGCGACCACCGAACCTTCCGAAGCTCTGCTTCTCGGCGGCAACACCGCTACGCTTAGCCAGGGCCGGATCACCCAGTTCGGCAAGACCATCAACGTCTTCCGTCGCCCGGTGGACCTGGTGACGGCACGCACCTTCGCCGATCCGCCGCTGAACACGATCGAGCTCATCAAATCAGGCTCGATCTTCACCTTTGACGGCAAACACGTGCTGTCGGTTCCCGCCCATCTGTCGGCGTTGCCGGACGGCCCCTGCACGGTCGCCTTCCAGCCGCACCATCTGTCGTTCGACCGTCCCTTCGACGGCGCGACGCCGCTGACGGTAAAGACGGCAATCTCGGAAATCGCAGGTTCCGAAAGCTTCATCCACGTCGGATTTTCCGGCGCGCGCTGGGTCATGCTGGCGCCGGGCATTCACGACATCGAACCGGACGCAACCCTCGAGGTTTTCGTCGATATCCGCCACCTGATGGTCTTCGGGCCGGATGGGCGCGCGATCGGCGGAACCGCCTGAGGAGGCGCTGGGAGGAAACGAAAATGGCACGCATCGATCTCGAACATATCCGCCACGCCTATGGCGCCAAGCCGAAGTCGGAAAACGACTACGCGCTCAAGGAAGTGCACCACAAATGGAACGATGGCGGCGCCTACGCGCTGCTCGGTCCGTCCGGTTGCGGCAAGACCACGCTGCTCAACATCATCTCGGGCCTGATCAATCCGTCCGAGGGACGCATCCTCTTCGACGGCAAGGACGTGACGCACCTGTCCACGCAGGACCGCAACATCGCCCAGGTGTTCCAGTTCCCGGTCATCTACGACACGATGACCGTCTACGACAATCTCGCCTTTCCCCTGCGCAACCGGCATGTGCCGGAGACCGAGGTCGATCGCCGCGTCAAGGAGATCATCGAGATGATCGGCCTTGGCGGCTGGGCGGGCAAAAAGGCGCAAGGGCTGACGGCCGACCAGAAGCAGAAGATCTCGCTTGGCCGCGGCCTGGTGCGCTCCGACGTCAGCGCCATCCTGTTCGACGAGCCGCTGACCGTCATCGACCCGGAAATGAAATGGGTGCTGCGCTCGCAGATCAAGCGCCTGCACAAGCAGTTCGGCTTCACCATGGTCTATGTCACCCACGACCAGACCGAGGCGCTCACCTTCGCCGACAAGGTCGTCGTCATGTATGACGGCCAGATCGTGCAGATCGGCACGCCGGCCGAGCTTTTCGAGCGGCCGCGCCATACCTTCGTCGGCTACTTCATCGGTTCGCCGGGCATGAACGTGCTGCCGGCCAGGATCGACGGCAGCAC harbors:
- a CDS encoding LysR family transcriptional regulator, with protein sequence MIDKLEMFLVLARERHFGRAALECGVTQPTLSAAIRQLEEQLGVMLVSRGSRFQGLTPEGQRVLEWARRIVGDARTMREEMRAARKGLSGHIRLAAIPTTLAMVPMITAPFQEKHPDVTFSVLSTTSLQILALLENLEIDAGLTYLENEPLGRVTSVPLQIERYHLVTATGTPLSDRETVTWKEVSNVRLCLLTADMQNRRIVNQHLSEAGVVAEPTLESNSMIVLFSHVRTGRWASIMPFNVAKSFGFHDDIKMIPIVEPDARHTVGLVATHREPFTPLVSALLHEARILGERNQVQ
- a CDS encoding SDR family NAD(P)-dependent oxidoreductase: MFHPALFKGMNVVVTGGGRGIGLEVARQFLDCGARVFVHAGRSVGELPDFLETAATEGRAHVAAADFLADGGVEALAEAIRSRFDSVDILVNNAGTMVGRFPAAELTDEQYRTVVQLNQTSVVEMTRAMLPLLRKGTHPAIVNTVSISALTGGSAGSSIYSATKAFVSTYSKALARELAPEGIRVNCVSPGTITTEFHERYSSPEKLEATRKTIPIGRLGTAEDCAPAYLFLASHALAGYITGQVLEVNGGQLIA
- a CDS encoding DeoR/GlpR family DNA-binding transcription regulator — encoded protein: MYLTGRQAEILELAKNEGRVLVEELAQRFSVTPQTIRKDLNDLCDAKILNRIHGGAIFPSGKENVKYDARRQIAAPEKQAIGRAAAALIPDNASLFINIGTTTEAVGEALLDHKELMVITNNINVANHLRVFPSIEVVITGGVVRGSDGGIVGEAAVDFIKQFKVDFAVIGASAIDHDGALLDFDFREVKVAQAIIANARHVILVSDSTKFERTAPVRIGHISQVQTFITDRCLIDNVRKICAEQDVRLIETEA
- the glpD gene encoding glycerol-3-phosphate dehydrogenase, with product MAEQAIFDVFIIGGGINGCGIARDAVGRGYSVALAEMNDFASGTSSGSTKLIHGGLRYLEHYEFRLVREALMEREVLWAMAPHVIWPMRFVLPYHKGGPRPAWLIRLGLFLYDHIGGRKLLPATATLDMTRDPAGKPLKRLFTKAFEYSDGWVNDARLVVLNARDAADRGARIMARTRVISAKRDNGNWVVDTENAATGERRQIRARMLVNAAGPWVDAVLSAALGKNDVHNVRLVQGSHIVVRKKFNDPRAYFFQNPDGRIMFAIPYEDDFTLIGTTDRDYTGNPADVRISDAEVDYLCKAASEYFLEPIEKDDIVWTYSAVRPLFDDGASKAQEATRDYVLRVEGDRAAAPLLNVFGGKLTTYRRLSESALEKIGDAIGVKGAKWTAGSSLPGGDFPAKGYADEVAKLHKKYPFLAAGHVRRLVRLYGTRASALIGAAANEAALGHHFGADLYEAEVKWLIEQEWARHAEDVLWRRTKLGLKLTSGEATALEEYMRGAAHAAA
- a CDS encoding ABC transporter ATP-binding protein codes for the protein MLEMKKISKVVGGETHILPTDLVLERGSLNVLLGPTLSGKTSLMRLMAGLDKPASGSLIFDGTDVTGLPVQKRSVAMVYQQFINYPSMTVYDNIASPMRIKGSDAATIDREVRKAAELLKLTPYLDRTPLSLSGGQQQRTALARAIVKNADLVLLDEPLANLDYKLREELREELPKLFAASGAIFVYATTEPSEALLLGGNTATLSQGRITQFGKTINVFRRPVDLVTARTFADPPLNTIELIKSGSIFTFDGKHVLSVPAHLSALPDGPCTVAFQPHHLSFDRPFDGATPLTVKTAISEIAGSESFIHVGFSGARWVMLAPGIHDIEPDATLEVFVDIRHLMVFGPDGRAIGGTA
- a CDS encoding ABC transporter ATP-binding protein — its product is MARIDLEHIRHAYGAKPKSENDYALKEVHHKWNDGGAYALLGPSGCGKTTLLNIISGLINPSEGRILFDGKDVTHLSTQDRNIAQVFQFPVIYDTMTVYDNLAFPLRNRHVPETEVDRRVKEIIEMIGLGGWAGKKAQGLTADQKQKISLGRGLVRSDVSAILFDEPLTVIDPEMKWVLRSQIKRLHKQFGFTMVYVTHDQTEALTFADKVVVMYDGQIVQIGTPAELFERPRHTFVGYFIGSPGMNVLPARIDGSTATIGSETIALNFRPEIKAGAKTELGIRPEFVSIGREGMPVAITKVEDIGRHKIVRARFADQPISIILDEDGAIPAEPRIAFDQKAINIYADSWRVGGEA